Proteins from a single region of Catenulispora acidiphila DSM 44928:
- a CDS encoding PadR family transcriptional regulator yields the protein MAKRSQILELAVLGLLHEHPMHGYELRRQLNVQLGAFRALSYGTLYPCLKDLVARGWIAEDDTQTANVAASRRAKISYKLTAEGKERFQELMTTSGSAAWEDDNFGVHFAFFGRTNAGVRIRILEGRRSRLEERMEAVRTSLARSRDRLDSYTLELQRHGLESTEREVRWLNELIRTEHEQAFPAPPQQQPQQGSPEPRPS from the coding sequence GTGGCGAAGCGGTCCCAGATCCTGGAACTGGCCGTCCTCGGCCTGCTCCACGAGCACCCGATGCACGGCTATGAGCTGCGCCGCCAGCTCAACGTGCAGCTCGGCGCCTTCCGCGCGCTGTCCTACGGGACGCTGTACCCCTGTCTGAAGGACCTGGTCGCCCGAGGCTGGATCGCCGAGGACGACACCCAGACGGCCAACGTCGCCGCCTCGCGCCGCGCCAAGATCAGCTACAAGCTGACCGCGGAGGGCAAGGAGCGGTTCCAGGAGCTCATGACGACCTCCGGTTCGGCGGCCTGGGAGGACGACAACTTCGGCGTCCACTTCGCGTTCTTCGGACGGACCAACGCCGGCGTCCGGATCCGCATCCTCGAAGGGCGGCGCAGCCGTCTGGAGGAGCGGATGGAGGCGGTGCGCACCTCGCTCGCCCGCAGCCGCGACCGGCTGGACTCCTACACCCTGGAGCTTCAGCGGCACGGCTTGGAGAGCACCGAGCGCGAGGTCAGATGGCTCAACGAGCTCATCAGGACCGAGCACGAGCAGGCGTTCCCGGCGCCACCGCAGCAGCAACCCCAGCAAGGCTCCCCGGAGCCCCGGCCCTCCTAG